The Chitinophaga caeni genome segment AAGGGTTACTCCTGATCTTCACCGTAACACCTGCACCCGGTTGACCGGTGGCCTGCGTTACTTGTACGCCAGCCGCCTTACCTTGCAAAGTTTGCTGAAAGGTAGAAGCAACGCTGGCGTCCAGATCTTTAGCTTCTACTTTGGCAATCGCGCCCGTCACATTTTTTTGGGCCACGGCGCCGTAACCAATCACGACGACACCGGATAAAGCGCTGTTGGTTTGCTTCATCCGGATATTTAGCTCCACCTGGTCCGCGACGGTAATTTCCTGCGATTCGTAACCGATATAACTGATCATTAAAACATCTCCCTTGTTGACGGGGAGGTTAAACTTCCCATCAACATCTGTTTGCGTACCCTTCGAGGTGTTCTTGATGCGGATGGTTACACCGGGTAAAGGAGTACCATTTACATCCTTAACGGTACCCGGAAGATCTTGTACTGCAACTCCCGCTATGGTAGTGGCATCAGCTTGCTTCCTCTTCAGGATCACAACCTTATCTTTTATTTCGTAAGTGATCGGTTGACCTTTTACTAATAAATCAAGTACTTCCTTGATCGTGGCGTCCTTCACTTCGAAGGTAACAGGTAAAGTATTTTCGAGATGGGAATTCACATAAAAGAAGTCGTAGCCGCTTTTGGCTTTAATATCTGCTACGGCCTTTCTGAAACGTGCATTTTTTCCGTGATAGTGATATTCTGCGCCCTGCTTTCAGCACTCAATTGAATAAAGAAGAAGAGCAAAATGGCTGTAAGCACATGATTTTTCAAGCGAAGCTTAGACCATGACAAGTTGGTCATCCTTCGCTTACCGTGGAATGCGTTTAATTTCATACCTTTGATTTCGGTTTAATTGTTAATCCAATAATTAATACCCCGATTTTATTCAACTGGATAAATCTAGTAGCGTGAAGGTGTTGCACCACTTTCACGCTTTTTTGTCGGCATAGGTTAGATAGGGATCAATTGATATTGCATGTTGGTTAGTAATTTTGATGAGTTAATATTTCATTACGATGATCTTCTTACCTTCTATTTTAAAACGTAGCAATCCTGTACGCTCCACCATATCCAGTACTTTGGATGCATTTTCATATTTACGGATCCTGCCGCTCATTTTATCCCCGGGAATCGTTCCTTCGTATATTACTGAAACATCGTACCATCTTGACAATACGCGCATAATCTGGTAAATATCTTCGTCCGTAAAATCAAAATACCCGTCTTTCCATGCGATGGTTGCCGTTGCATTCACTTTTGATACCGACAGTTCACCATCATTGCTAGAACTAGCCTGTTCACCCGGTTTTAAAATTACCTGTTCATTAATCTTTACAGCGCCTTGCAATAACGTGGTTTTACAAAAGGTTCATCCGTATAACTATTGATATTAAAATGTGTTCCTAAAACACGGACCTCTTGCCCCCTGGTTTTAACGATGAAAGGTTGCTGCACGCGTTCCGCCACTTCGAAATACGCTTCCCCATCCAGTATAACTTCCCTATTCGCCATTCCTTTAAAACTTACAGGGAATTTCAAAGAGGTAGCCGCATTGACCCATACCTTTGTACCATCAGGCAGCGTCAATTGATATTGTTGTGCATTAGCGGTAGATAGTATATTATAAGATAATGAAGGCGCGCCATTCGAGCCAATATCAGCCTGATAAACCAACGTACTATCCGTAGTTTTGGAAATCCTTGCCCCATCTTCATTCAACAGCTCCCCTTCCGAAATATCGGAGAGTTGCACCTGTTTTCCATTGGCGAGGGTTAAGGTACCCGTATGTTTACCGGGGGCAATATCAGCTAAATGTTGCACCGCATTACCCTGCAAGGCCGGGATGCTCTTATAATGTTTCCAGGCAAATGTGCCCGTAATGACCAAGATTATGATACAAGCAGCGGCGGCCGGGAACCAAATTTTCCCGGTACGGTTAGGCCTATCTATGGTATGTTGAATACGCTCCCACATATGTTGCTGCTTTTCATCAAAATTTGATGGCAGCTCAGCACCGGGAACATCTTGCATAGCATTGCACCAAGCATCGTATTTCCGCAAGTCATCAGCACTGGCCTTATTGGCAGCAATCCTTTCAATTATTTCCGAGAGTTCTTGATTCGTCATGATTTGTATAAACCCATTTTATGGCTTTATACATTATTAGGGACATTTAACGGGGCTATCCCCCAAGCAGCAGGGAAAATTTTATAAAAAATTGACCAGAAAGATAATTTGCCTAGATAAACCCTTAATTTTCTTAGGGTTATGGTCATTTGATTTTCTACCGTTTTTTCGGAGATACCGAGGCGGGCAGCTATTTCCTTATTGGAGAAGAATTGTTCGCGGCTTAACAGGTAAATTTCCTTTGCCCTGGGAGGAAGCGTTTGCACAAAATCGTTGATAACAGTTCTAAGTTCCTTTACGGCTAGATCATCACTTTGACTCATCACTTCAACCGGTATTTCACGGCAAAAGATAGCCTCCTTCCTTTTACTGGCAACAATTACACGGGTTAATTTATATTTAACTGCCGCTGTTAAATAAGCCTTCAAATTCGTGATATGAAGTTTTTCACGGTTCTCCCAAAACCAGGTAAATACATCCTGTATCGCATCCGTACATTCTTCTTCATCACGGATAATATGGAATGCAAATCGGTATAAATAAGCTATATGCCGGGCATAAATCTCCCCGAAGGCAGTTCTATCGCCCAACCGGAGCAGTTCGGTCAGTTCCTGGTCATTATATGATTCATAACCGGTCATTAGCAAATACGTGGTCCTTAGTTATTATACTTTATCCCAATCCTCGCTGGATTGTTTATTGCATATAAAAGATGGTTGACAAGAATTTTATAGCGTAAATTAGAATATTTAATTGTTCACTTACTACAAGTTTAAAACATTTTCTTTAATGATTTGCTGAAACATTTTCATATAAATAAAAATATTTAATTGTCAGCAGTTTAATTTCGTAGGATAATTGCTAGCCGGAATCCTGCGATACAAAGGACTTTAAAATCATGATTGGCATAAGCCTTGTAGAATTTTCGTAAATTTCGAACATGAAAAAGCAGGATTCATTTCCCATTTTAGGTATACAGGAATTTCAAGCTGGAATTTCTTCGAACCAACACCTGCTTTTCCACGAGTTAAGCGGCGAACATCTTATAGAAAAAGCGCATAAACATGATTTCTTTATGATGTTCCTGGTCAAGGAAGGTACCGGTATCCATACGATAGATTTTCAAGAATACCCGGTACAAAAGTTACAATTACATATATTATTCCCTGGACAAGTGCATAAATGGTCATTAAACAAAGATATCATCGCACATCAATTGATGATTAGCAGGGCCGTTTTCGAGAATATACAAACCGTTTTTCAATTTACTTATAGCTTATATCAACAACACCCGGTTATCGAACTGGGAAAAGATGTCTTCGATCAATTATGGTACGAATTTGTAACCATCCGTCAAGAGTTACAGCAAGAAAACATCTTATGGTCGATCATAAACCTGAGAAGCCATTTAATATTACAGCTTATCAGCCGGGAAGTAGAACAGCATTTCGAAGATTTGCAAGTTTATAAATCCAAACCGGTCTTGATCAAGTATCATGACCTGGTGGATAAAACTATAAAGAGCATAAATCCGTTTCGTTTTATGCCGAACAGTTACATATTACGGCCAACTACTTAAACATTCTATGCAAACGACACCTGAACGTTCCGGCAACCCACATGATACAAAATAGGATATTATTAGAAGCCAAACGCTTGCTGCAAGCTTCTGAATGCAGCATCAAGGAAATTGCTTATGAACTTGGCTTTAACGATCTTGCCTATTTTTCAAACTTCTTTAAAACCCAAACTGGATATTCTCCCAGGCAATTCAAAGAACGGTTATAAATTTTACAAGTATTGATATAAATATTACATTTTAATCAAACTTCCGGCGGCTACATTTGCGTAAAGCAATATTGTATGCCATCAAATCAATTATCCAGGAAAGATTTTATAAGGAATTCGTCATTATTATTAGCGAGTAGCAGCATGTTCCCAGGCAGGTCATTCATACAGGCTAAGGATGAACGCCAAAAGGAAAGATCCACGTACACTTTGAAAAATGTACGACTCGAAACTGGTTTTATTTATGACGATGACAATAACATTACGGCTACTAAAACGGCGTTGTTTTCCTTGAAGATTGAAGATGGTAAAATTGCTGCAATTCATGAAAACAGGAACATCCCCGGCGCGATCGATGCTAAGGGATACCTCATGCTCCCTGCCTTCAAAGACATGCACATTCATCTTGATAAAACCTTTTACGGCGGACCTTGGCGAGCAAAGTCACCCAAAAACAGATCCGTTAAGGACATGATCGCTTTCGAGCAACAAAACTTACCGGAGATGCTGAAGACTTCCACTGAGAAAGCGGAGCGAATCATAGAATTGCTGCAATCCAAAGGGTCATATTTTGCCAGGAGCCACGTAAATATCGAACCAACATCCAAATTGCAATCCCTAAAAAATTTACAGGAAGCATTAGAAAACAAGAAAAATTCTTTCGGTGCAGAGCTGGTCGCGTTTCCTCAACATGGAATTTATTATACGGAGTCTGCTCCCATTATGAAAGATGCCGCGCAAATGGGGATCGATTATATAGGGGGCTAGATCCAAATGCTATTGACGGTTCTGTTGAGAAAAGTTTAGATTTTATCGTGCAGCTGGCTGTAGATTATAACAAGGGAATCGATATTCATTTGCATGAAGGCGGTCAAGGTGGTTTGAGAGCCGTGGAATACTTGATCGAAAAAGTATTGGAAAACCCGGTACTGAAAGATAAAACTTACTTGAGCCACTGCTTCGTTTTAGCCAGCCTGGAAAAAACACAACAGGAAGCAATTGCTGAGCAACTAGCGGCAGCCGGTATTGGCATTGTTTCTACGATTCCCTTCGGTCGTACGATAATGCCGATTCCCACTTTATATAAACACGGCGTAAAAGTCTCAACAGGGAATGACAGCATCATCGATCATTGGAACACTTTCGGTACGGGAAGCGTTCTGCAAAAGGCCAACTTGATGGCGCAACTGTACGGTTATTCGAGCGAGCTGAATTTATCCCGCGCCCTTAGAATTGCAACAGGCGATATTTTACCCTTGGATCAAAACGGTCAACAACAATGGCCCAAGGTTCATGATGCAGCCAATGTTGTTTTACTGGACGCCAGTTGCTCCGCTGAAGCCGTTGCAAGAGTCCCTGGAATAAAAAGCTTGATACATCAAGGCCGGGTAATATATTAATTTTTTCATCCAGGCAACCATGATACAATACGTTCTTTTACTTGGCATGTTGATAAGTTCTTGTCAAACAGGTAAAACCATGAAAGATTCAATTTATATAAAAGAGCATATTATAGAAGCAGTCAGCAATAACCGGATCAAAACAGTTGAAGAAGCATTAAAATCAGGGGCGGATGTAAATACAAAAGATGCATCCGGGCAATCCTTGTTATTGATAGCAACTAAATCGGGTTATATCCCGATGGCAGAATTACTGGTAGCATATGGCGCAGATGTGAACCAACAAGACCGCCAGCTCGATAGTCCTTTCCTGTATGCCGGGGCTACCGGGCAGGCCGTGTTGATCCGGTTATTTTTAAAACATGGCGCCCGGTTTGATATCTTCAACCGGTATAATGGAAGCGCCCTAATCCCCGCTTGCGAGAGAGGACATATAGAAGTTGTAAAAATCCTAACATCGACGGAAGGTTTCCCGATCGATCATATCAATAGACTTGGATGGACGGCATTATTGGAAGCCGTTATACTCGGTGATGGCAGTAAAAAATATGAAAAGATCGTGCAGATACTTGTTGATGCGGGTTGCAACACGGCCATTGCAGATAAAGACGGCGTTACCGCGTTGCAACACGCCCGTTCCAGGGGATTTCAAAATATCGTAAGCATCCTGGAAAGGTCATAGCGTATCTTTGATCCATATACCGTTTTTCATAACTTGTTGCGGGGTAAAAATAGCAGAAATATCTTCGAGCGGATCCTTGTCCAGGATAAGGATATCTGCCTTCATACCTTTTTTGATCAGACCGCGATCTTCTAATCCGGTTACCCTAGCGCTATTCCAAGTTGTTGCTTGAATAGCCTCCAAGTTAGAGAATCCGCATTTATGGATCAACTCCTTCAATTCGTCTTCCAAAGGAACCTTTCCCGGCCCTTCGGGATAAATCCAATCCGTTCCCGTAACTACCGCAACACCAACGCTATGCGCAATTTTGGCAATAGCAGCAGCATGTGTTAATTTGTTATTTGCAGCATGATATAAAGTGGGATCTAAATAAATATGATACTGCTTCATCATTTTCATTAAAGAAACCTGTAAAGCCGTATCCAATACAAAGCCTTTATAATAAGAATCCCAAGCCTCACTAATATCCAACGTATCTCCCGGGAACTGTTGAAACCCGATATCCGCAGCATGCGACATTGAATTTGGATGTGCACGGATAGCATCCAATGGCTTTGCAGGATAAATAGTACCGTGGCACCATACTTGTAAACCTTGACGATGGGCTTCCTTCGAGATTTTTTTCACTAAATCGGCGCTGAGATCAGCATACACTTTTATCCCGCTCACCCCGGCAGCTTTCGCCTCCGCGATGACTTGTTTCATATCAGTAGATGCTGTTATGGAGCGGTACCAGGGACTATTTCCCAGGGTACTATCTTCCCGGCCGGAAGATTGTATCATCTTAAAATAATCCGGGCCGGCAAATTGAGCAGCGTAATAAATATCCGGGCCGGCAAATTTACCCGTATTAATTTGCCGGGCAACCTTCCCCAGGTATTCTGCATTTCCGGCCATATCGCGCACCGTGGTGATACCGTGTGCTATCATATTTTTCAACAATGCCCGGGTTTTTAATAACTCCGATGCTTCGTTTTCTGACCGTTGCGTAGCAAGATGAACATGTGCATCCATTACACCCGGCATAATAAACTTGCCTGTACAATCGATCACTGTATAACCGGGTTTATCATTTCGCTGTTGATAATCAACTTTCACAATTTTGTCTTCCCTTACGTAAACATTCCCGGTACGCGGTTGAAGCCTGGCATTCCCGGTAATGATAGTCGCATTTTTCAGTAAATACTGGGCAAAAGTTTCCTGTTTGTTGATGCCGGTCAGCAACAACAACACTATCAAAATTCTTTTCATAAAAATTAAAGTTGAAGCAATTCTTCTAATTCAACATGTTGCTGAATGACCTTCCCGGATTGATCTAATAGGAAAGTAGATGGTAATGAAGTTACTTTATAGTCGACCACGCATTGAGATTTCATCCCTTCCCTGGAGATCAACTGAAGCCAAGGAATTTTATCTGAAGCAACGGCCTTTCTCCAAGCCTCATCCTTTTCATCTACGGAAATAGACACCAAGGCGATGCCACGCCGCTGTAAGTCCTTGTAATGCGGCGCAAGTTTCCTGTTCGTTGCCCTGCAAGGTGTACACCAGGAAGCCCAGAAATCAACCAGTACGTATTTATGTCCCTTGAGAATCTCTTGCAAATCATATTTTTTGCCATCAATGCTTTCCAAGTTAAAGGTAGGCGCCATTTTCCCTACGAGCTTCGTATTTTCAAAGAAGGTCCATTTGGCCGACAACTTATCATATACTGGCTTGTACCGATCGATATTTTTAAAGGCAGGTAACAGTTGCTTCAAGTCCCCGGGCTGCCAAGCGAAGGAATAATAATCGGCCATATAAGCCCCGGCAAGATCATCAGCATGATGCAAGGCGAATTGAAGCCTTGACCTTTGTACGATGCCCGCGTAATAATTACTCTTATTATTCGCTTCCAGTTTTACCTCCAGATCTTTTGATTCGCTATAAATATTGCCCCATTTATTCCATTCAGCTTGAACAGGAGCCAAGCTATCCTCAATACGATCCCATTCTCTTTGCAAAGGGCCTCCGTTTACCTTTACCGAGCTATCCTTCATCACGGCTACCGCAACAGGCTTTGAGCCGGGGAAGATGGTACTACTCATCCAAGGTTTACGGCTTTGTATTGCATACACTGCCAAGGTATCCGGTAAATTCATCGTGACAGGTTTTCCTTGGAAAATCAATGTATCGATCAACTCATGCTCCGGCCATTCCTTGTACAAGTACAATTTTGTTCCGGAGGGATGGATCATGCTTGAAAAGCGAAGGCTTTGAGCATTGACAAGCATTCCCGTCAAACATAATATCACGATCAGTAGTATCCTTTTCATAAGATCAATTTTAAGCATGGGTATATATTTCAATACACCCATGCTATAACACGTTTTTAGCGTGGATTTGGAATAATGGCCGGGTTTATTTGTACGATTTTGGGAGCGATTTGCAATAAATACTTGGGGTCTTGCGGCGCCAACGTATATACTGTACCATCGTATTCCCTCGTTAATGTCTTTTTAAAACGTTCGTCCCGGTTGAGCCTTTTAAGATCGAACCATCTCAAACCGTGGTACATTAATTCTCTTCTCCTTTCTTCAATCACTAAACCCAGGGCTTCATCCGCGGTAGCGGCTGATACATCACTATAATCTCCAGGTTTGAACCGTTTTTTTCTCAGTTCATTTAAAATCTTAACGGCTTCACCGGTCTCCTGATCCCTGGCCAAACACTCCGCTTTTATTAACATCATTTCCGGCACACCGATACTGTAATTTACAGTATTAGCAAAATAATCCGGGTAAGGATTTGTACTTACCGCGCCGGTTCTCGTTAGGCGGGTAAAAGTATAAACGTATCTTAAATCGGTTTCCCCGAGAATTTGCAACAGGTCGGGATGAACCATAAACCTGGTAATAACACCATTATTACTATTGGTTTTGGTGTAAATATTCTCAGGATTTTTATCTACCGTTGGCCTGCCGTTTACCCCGCTATAAGGACGGGCAGGGTTTACGAAACTGAAAGTATTATAATCCAGCAAGGTATTGTGTAGTACAAGTGCATCTGTGGCTGCTTTCATGGCCTTGGAATAATCTCCCATATAAAGATACACCCTTGCCTGCAACGCGAGTGCGGCAGCTTTTCCCGGGTGAACGTAATTGCTGCCCATATCCGGCAATCCATTTAAGGCGATGGCATCAGACAGATCCTTTAACACTTGTTCATACACCTCCTTTACCGT includes the following:
- a CDS encoding TlpA family protein disulfide reductase — its product is MKRILLIVILCLTGMLVNAQSLRFSSMIHPSGTKLYLYKEWPEHELIDTLIFQGKPVTMNLPDTLAVYAIQSRKPWMSSTIFPGSKPVAVAVMKDSSVKVNGGPLQREWDRIEDSLAPVQAEWNKWGNIYSESKDLEVKLEANNKSNYYAGIVQRSRLQFALHHADDLAGAYMADYYSFAWQPGDLKQLLPAFKNIDRYKPVYDKLSAKWTFFENTKLVGKMAPTFNLESIDGKKYDLQEILKGHKYVLVDFWASWCTPCRATNRKLAPHYKDLQRRGIALVSISVDEKDEAWRKAVASDKIPWLQLISREGMKSQCVVDYKVTSLPSTFLLDQSGKVIQQHVELEELLQL
- a CDS encoding amidohydrolase family protein: MPSNQLSRKDFIRNSSLLLASSSMFPGRSFIQAKDERQKERSTYTLKNVRLETGFIYDDDNNITATKTALFSLKIEDGKIAAIHENRNIPGAIDAKGYLMLPAFKDMHIHLDKTFYGGPWRAKSPKNRSVKDMIAFEQQNLPEMLKTSTEKAERIIELLQSKGSYFARSHVNIEPTSKLQSLKNLQEALENKKNSFGAELVAFPQHGIYYTESAPIMKDAAQMGIDYIGG
- a CDS encoding FecR family protein, whose product is MQGAVKINEQVILKPGEQASSSNDGELSVSKVNATATIAWKDGYFDFTDEDIYQIMRVLSRWYDVSVIYEGTIPGDKMSGRIRKYENASKVLDMVERTGLLRFKIEGKKIIVMKY
- a CDS encoding amidohydrolase family protein — protein: MQLAVDYNKGIDIHLHEGGQGGLRAVEYLIEKVLENPVLKDKTYLSHCFVLASLEKTQQEAIAEQLAAAGIGIVSTIPFGRTIMPIPTLYKHGVKVSTGNDSIIDHWNTFGTGSVLQKANLMAQLYGYSSELNLSRALRIATGDILPLDQNGQQQWPKVHDAANVVLLDASCSAEAVARVPGIKSLIHQGRVIY
- a CDS encoding FecR family protein — its product is MTNQELSEIIERIAANKASADDLRKYDAWCNAMQDVPGAELPSNFDEKQQHMWERIQHTIDRPNRTGKIWFPAAAACIIILVITGTFAWKHYKSIPALQGNAVQHLADIAPGKHTGTLTLANGKQVQLSDISEGELLNEDGARISKTTDSTLVYQADIGSNGAPSLSYNILSTANAQQYQLTLPDGTKVWVNAATSLKFPVSFKGMANREVILDGEAYFEVAERVQQPFIVKTRGQEVRVLGTHFNINSYTDEPFVKPRYCKAL
- a CDS encoding sigma-70 family RNA polymerase sigma factor translates to MTGYESYNDQELTELLRLGDRTAFGEIYARHIAYLYRFAFHIIRDEEECTDAIQDVFTWFWENREKLHITNLKAYLTAAVKYKLTRVIVASKRKEAIFCREIPVEVMSQSDDLAVKELRTVINDFVQTLPPRAKEIYLLSREQFFSNKEIAARLGISEKTVENQMTITLRKLRVYLGKLSFWSIFYKIFPAAWGIAPLNVPNNV
- a CDS encoding RagB/SusD family nutrient uptake outer membrane protein gives rise to the protein MKKIFIYSFCVLMFAGSGCKKFMDVTPKGLFLPKTVADYELFMNDVLIADAAYGYEEFMTDDIAYTDDILVSQLNYRNGRSYLWQADLFKVTEDDGEWNNMYRNIYNCNLVLKNIGDATGGTPADKERIIAEAKIHRAYYYFHLANLFGNDYQEATAAKDLAVPLLLVPDLEAKTSRATVKEVYEQVLKDLSDAIALNGLPDMGSNYVHPGKAAALALQARVYLYMGDYSKAMKAATDALVLHNTLLDYNTFSFVNPARPYSGVNGRPTVDKNPENIYTKTNSNNGVITRFMVHPDLLQILGETDLRYVYTFTRLTRTGAVSTNPYPDYFANTVNYSIGVPEMMLIKAECLARDQETGEAVKILNELRKKRFKPGDYSDVSAATADEALGLVIEERRRELMYHGLRWFDLKRLNRDERFKKTLTREYDGTVYTLAPQDPKYLLQIAPKIVQINPAIIPNPR
- a CDS encoding amidohydrolase family protein gives rise to the protein MKRILIVLLLLTGINKQETFAQYLLKNATIITGNARLQPRTGNVYVREDKIVKVDYQQRNDKPGYTVIDCTGKFIMPGVMDAHVHLATQRSENEASELLKTRALLKNMIAHGITTVRDMAGNAEYLGKVARQINTGKFAGPDIYYAAQFAGPDYFKMIQSSGREDSTLGNSPWYRSITASTDMKQVIAEAKAAGVSGIKVYADLSADLVKKISKEAHRQGLQVWCHGTIYPAKPLDAIRAHPNSMSHAADIGFQQFPGDTLDISEAWDSYYKGFVLDTALQVSLMKMMKQYHIYLDPTLYHAANNKLTHAAAIAKIAHSVGVAVVTGTDWIYPEGPGKVPLEDELKELIHKCGFSNLEAIQATTWNSARVTGLEDRGLIKKGMKADILILDKDPLEDISAIFTPQQVMKNGIWIKDTL
- a CDS encoding AraC family ligand binding domain-containing protein; translation: MKKQDSFPILGIQEFQAGISSNQHLLFHELSGEHLIEKAHKHDFFMMFLVKEGTGIHTIDFQEYPVQKLQLHILFPGQVHKWSLNKDIIAHQLMISRAVFENIQTVFQFTYSLYQQHPVIELGKDVFDQLWYEFVTIRQELQQENILWSIINLRSHLILQLISREVEQHFEDLQVYKSKPVLIKYHDLVDKTIKSINPFRFMPNSYILRPTT
- a CDS encoding helix-turn-helix domain-containing protein; protein product: MNVPATHMIQNRILLEAKRLLQASECSIKEIAYELGFNDLAYFSNFFKTQTGYSPRQFKERL
- a CDS encoding ankyrin repeat domain-containing protein, with the translated sequence MKDSIYIKEHIIEAVSNNRIKTVEEALKSGADVNTKDASGQSLLLIATKSGYIPMAELLVAYGADVNQQDRQLDSPFLYAGATGQAVLIRLFLKHGARFDIFNRYNGSALIPACERGHIEVVKILTSTEGFPIDHINRLGWTALLEAVILGDGSKKYEKIVQILVDAGCNTAIADKDGVTALQHARSRGFQNIVSILERS